One Diceros bicornis minor isolate mBicDic1 chromosome 11, mDicBic1.mat.cur, whole genome shotgun sequence genomic region harbors:
- the INTS12 gene encoding integrator complex subunit 12 — translation MAATVNLELDPIFLKALGFLHSKSKDSAEKLKALLDESLARGVDSSYRPSQKDVEPPKISSTKTISIKQEPKTSSSLPSGGSTGKVLSTETARKEAEKRPADKMKSDIAEAVDLPKKPRLEKPETRSSPITVQTSKDLAMADLSSFEETSADDFAMEMGLACVVCRQMTVASGNQLVECQECHNLYHQDCHKPQVTDKEVNDPRLVWYCARCTRQMKRMAQKTQKPPQKPAPTVVSVAPAVKDPLIKKPETKLKQETTFLAFKRTEVKPSTVISGNSSSTSVSSSVTSGLTGWAAFAAKTTSSGPSTAKLSSTTQNNSGKPATSSANQKPVGLTGLATSSKGGIGSKIGSSNSAAPTVPLKPPPPLTLGKTSLSRSVSCDNVSKVGLPSPSSLVPGSSSQLSGNGNSGTSGPGGSATSKTTSEPSSSPSASLKGPTSQESQLNAMKRLQMVKKKAAQKKLKK, via the exons ATGGCTGCTACTGTGAACTTGGAACTTGATCccatttttttgaaagcactagGCTTCTTACATTCAAAGAGTAAGGATTCTGCTGAAAAGCTAAAGGCATTGCTTGACGAATCTTTAGCTCGAGGCGTTGATTCAAGTTACCGTCCATCTCAAAAG GATGTGGAGCCACCCAAAATTTCAAGCACAAAAACTATTTCCATTAAGCAAGAGCCCAAAACGTCATCCAGTCTCCCTTCTGGCGGTAGTACTGGCAAGGTCCTCTCAACAGAGACGGCCAGGAAGGAAGCTGAGAAGAGGCCTGCGGATAAG ATGAAGTCTGACATCGCTGAAGCAGTTGATCTTCCAAAGAAACCTAGACTGGAGAAGCCAGAGACACGGTCCTCTCCCATTACCGTGCAGACCAGCAAGGACTTAGCTATGGCTGACCTTTCCAGTTTTGAGGAGACGAGTGCTGACGATTTTGCTATGGAGATGGGCTTGGCCTGTGTTGTTTGTCG GCAAATGACGGTGGCATCTGGTAATCAATTAGTGGAATGTCAGGAGTGCCACAATCTCTACCACCAAGATTGCCATAAGCCCCAGGTGACAGACAAGGAAGTGAACGACCCTCGCCTTGTGTGGTATTGTGCTCGATGTACTAGACAAATGAAGAGAATG GCTCAAAAAACTCAGAAACCACCCCAGAAACCAGCCCCCACCGTTGTTTCTGTAGCTCCAGCTGTCAAAGACCCGTTGATTAAGAAACCAGAAACTAAACTCAAACAAGAGACAACTTTTCTAGCATTTAAGAGAACGGAAGTCAAG ccATCCACAGTTATTTCAGGAAATTCTTCTAGTACCAGTGTTTCCTCTTCAGTAACTAGTGGCCTAACTGGATGGGCAGCTTTTGCAGCCAAAACTACTTCTTCTGGTCCATCAACAGCAAAATTAAGTTCAACGACCCAAAACAATAGTGGGAAACCTGCTACCTCATCAGCTAACCAGAAGCCTGTGGGTTTGACTGGTCTGGCAACCTCATCCAAAGGTGGAATTGGTTCCAAAATAGGTTCCAGCAACAGCGCTGCACCAACTGTACCATTGAAACCACCACCACCTCTGACTTTGGGCAAAACTAGCCTCAGTCGCTCTGTTAGTTGTGACAATGTTAGCAAAGTAGGTCTTCCTAGTCCAAGTAGCTTAGTTCCAGGAAGCAGCAGCCAACTGAGTGGGAATGGAAATAGTGGGACATCAGGGCCTGGCGGAAGTGCCACCAGCAAAACCACCTCGGAACCGAGCAGCTCTCCCTCCGCGTCCCTTAAAGGTCCAACTTCCCAGGAGTCACAGCTCAATGCCATGAAGCGATTACAGATGGTCAAGAAGAAGGCCGCCCAGAAGAAACTCAAGAAGTAA